Below is a genomic region from Bordetella pertussis 18323.
ACCCAGGCTGGTCCGGAACACCAAAAGTGTACCGTCTGGCCGAATCTGAAGGCGGATGCCCAGCGCCTTCAGCACCTTGGCCTGTGCCTGGCGGCGCTTCTTACGGGTGACCTGCTCGATTTCGTCGCCGGTGACGGTTAGGATACCCATCACAAAAAGACAGCAACGCGAAAAGTACTGTAAATTTAGACAGCACAATACAACTGTTGCGAGTAAAATCCAAGCATGGACCTCCCAGAACAATCCGCCTCCCAATTCCTGTTCTACGCCTCGGCCGATGGCGACGTTCGTGTACAAGTCGTAGCAGAGGACGAGACCGTCTGGGCTAGCTGTGAAGATTCAATAGGTTGTATGCATGGTTCATCCGAACCGGATTTGAGAAACTGGAAATCGCCACCCCCCCAGTTCACTCAAGGAGCCCGGCCGGATGAACACCCATAAGCATGCCCG
It encodes:
- a CDS encoding DUF4224 domain-containing protein, which codes for MFWEVHAWILLATVVLCCLNLQYFSRCCLFVMGILTVTGDEIEQVTRKKRRQAQAKVLKALGIRLQIRPDGTLLVFRTSLGIPH